aagatataaataaagaagtGTGTAAAATGAATGATTATTTTGTACATCCATATGttaatgtaaaaaatactttaagtattttaaatgaatgtatacaattttgtttaaataatcgtaagtataaatttttatctcaattttttatatggaGGGCTcgtatattttttcatttagcaaaatttcataaatatgttttatcGGATTGTTGTAAGGCTTCCctatttaatatatatgcaaGTGCACATTTAAGTGATGAGACGATTGAAcgagaaaaaaaaaattacagCAACATCATAATCAAAAACAACatcaataataataataataataataataatgataatatttgtGTTAGCGATAGCTGTAGtaatcataattataatcataatctttataatttttataaccATCAGGATATCTACTCttgttataatttaatgattacctctttaaaaaaaatgaacaaacTTCATCCTTTCGATTTATACATAGCTTATATggtaaataaaaatacagataaattaaaaaacatgtcaattcaaaaaaataattattctCAACACCCAAAAAAAGAAACCTTCATAAATGAAAGAAAACATCAATATGCATGGTCCCGATCTTATGAAGATCAAATTGTTTTAAATTTCattaaacaaaataaaaagaaaataccttttattatttaaagaaaagaaaaaaatatatctattcgtcctattttttatttattttgttataattatattttttattttattttattttatttaatttaatttaaattaatttaattttttttttttttttttttttttttttttttttttttgtgtatttgtacaaatatatatatatatatatatataaaatatatacattttgtattttataataattgttacatgtatataaatataaatatgaataatatttctaagaatgaacaaaaaatacattttataatattcatatatttatttactgttatcttttttttttttttagtatactatattttataatatttgattgttacttattatatatatattatacatatatatgttatgttctttgtttttataatattgaaataattaagaataatacatatttaatatgtttattttatattttttatgtcataaaaaaaaatagcaacatataataataattttatttaggtgtttataaaatttgatgtttttatattttataactttttttttttttttttttttttaaattgttatatataaataaatagaaatattgacaatatatattatatatatatatttatatatatatgtatgtatgttCTCATGATTAATTGAACggtataataatataagatatgaaaaaaattgaaaaacGCTATCGTATTTATATTACGTTTTATTAATgaataattaattattacatatatatatatatttgttacaataaatataaataaaaaaatgcCAGTATCACATCATGAAGGTTGTGGCTGTAAAAACTCTGATGAAGTTTTAAAGGGTGGAGagtttttattaaaatatataaatatagataaagTTACAGCACTAAACGAAAAGGTAATACTTTGAAGcacacacatatatttatatatatatatattatatgtacaatgttattataattttttatattgttcttatatattgttatttcttttcttcattaATACAGACACATGGGTCATGCAGAAAAATTCTTAAATCCTATGATAACAGATTGTCTCCTGATAACTGTGAAAGTGATGTTGATCACGAATTGGTAAGAACaaaacattaaaaaaataaaaatatatacttttttttaaagataattaacatgtatatatttataaatatcaaaaaaaaaNNNNNNNNNNaaaaaaaaaaaaaaaaaaaaaaaaaaaaaaaaaaaaaaaaaaaattcgtgtatatttctttttttagataataaatattccCTTCAATAGTCCTTGCAAAGTAAGAAAAATTGAAACGattaacaataatatattgtttcatacaagcatatatatataaatataaatatatatatatatatatatatgtgtttttatttatgtacatattaatgttttaaattaatatacataaacCCTTGTGACATTTCAGATTTCTAGCTTATTTCTTATCGGTGGTGAAGAAGGCACTTATCcaagaaaaataaaaattttttcaaatagAGAAGATATCGATTTTGGAAAGTAACTTGAATTAAAGAATTTTAAATGTTTCTTTGTTTATGAAcataaaaacaaaaagaaataagTAGCATGTATATtgtgttatatatatgtgtgtattcatatacatttattttgttttattttgttcaattttttatagTATTAATGATTTTAAATGTGTACAAGAATTAGAACTATCCCAAGATTTCCATGGATCAATTGAATACCCATTAAAagtattataattttatgtattttagTGAATGTgctatatattatttatatatttattttattttgcCTGAACAGGTCatgctttttttttttttttttttttttttaaaaacttttcttttacatgtcatatattatttgtttttctttctGAACAAgtcatatatttttttNNNNNNNNNNNNNNNNNNNNNNNNNNNNNNNNNNNNNNNNNNNNNNNNNNNNNNNNNNNNNNNNNNNNNNNNNNNNNNNNNNNNNNNNNNNNNNNNNNNNNNNNNNNNNNNNNNNNNNNNNNNNNNNNNNNNNNNNNNNNNNNNNNNNNNNNNNNNNNNNNNNNNNNNNNNNNNNNNNNNNNNNNNNNNNNNNNNNNNNNNNNNNNNNNNNNNNNNNNNNNNNNNNNNNNNNNNNNNNNNNNNNNNNNNNNNNNNNNttttttttttttttttttttttttttttttttttttttttaaaatttttttttttttttttttttttttttttttttttttttttttttttttttttttttttttttttttttttttttttttttttttttttttttttttttttttttttttttgttagGTAACATCTTTATTTAATGTAAGTTATTTGACtttgtatttttatgaaaattatGGAGCAGACACGactaaaatattttatataggtattttaaatgaaatgagaatatacaataatatacaatatgtattatatatatatatatatatatgtgtatatttatttatttatttatttttttttttgaaggGCTTAAAGGTGTAGgaacaaattatataagaaaGGCAGTGGAAACGGTAAATCCTTTTGAATATATGTGAAATATTTATTGGGTTATATTTTAAGAATATAAgcatttatataataataatattaataatattcgtaatttttatttatttgaaatttttaattttttagGTTTATGAAGCATCCCCTAATTTATCGGATCACAAAATTGAGGGCAGTTCTAAAGCTGCTCATTTTCGTTTCGATGCTTTTTGAAacaatttataaaatacttaaaaataaaagaaaagaaaggaaaagaaaagaaaatttaaCTCAAtgtgtaatatatattatatatataaatatatatatatttttaattttttattatttttaaaaattgtACAGTATAAGAGAGAAATTATATGCACatgtaattatattatattatacatatatttattttttcattttggGCGGGATAtgttatcattttttttactttttttttgaaaaagaaataaaaaatatatacatatatatatatatatatatatatttttatatttttatatttttttttggtaattaaatattatatatattccatGAAGAGAAgtgtaaaatataaaattatatataaatatataaaatatacatatatatatatatatatatatatatatatatatatatatatatgtatatattttttatttcttttctgTTCTTTCCttccttttttctttttatttttttatttatttatttatttatgattgttttttttttttttatttatttattttatttatttttttttaatttttttttgtttttctgGTAGGGCTCAACCCCTCTTATAATAATGCCAAGTACACAAATTTTCCTTGTGCTAAATTTTTGTgtgtgtttttttttcttttttgttatagatttatgtataaataaaaacatttttataacaaaTTACAATAACTTGTTCATTAACAATATTGAGCAACTAGAAAGAGGAAAGggcaaaaaaaaattgtgtattcattttataagaacgaataataaaaattgttATCAAAAAACGTTCTgtaacaatatatataataagaaatatattgtattaaAAGCTAAAAAATTTGATCAAAAAGAATTGAAAAGGAGAAAAAATTACCAATATGCCATGAAACATATGTATGATAATAATGGAAGAAgaataaaagatataaataaagaaaaaaaatctttaaaaaaaaaaaaactattTGATTACGACGGTTTTAAGGTAGATAAAATTTTCACGCATCTTAGTGAAGAGGATATGCAAGAATTAAGAGAAGAAGAGTTGAAAAGAAAATCAGGAGAAATTTTACataacaataaatatatagataacTACGGAGTAGAAACAGAAACTgatatagataatatataaaaaataatataaataaatattataagtgagcatatatacatatatatatatatatatatatatatatatatatatatatatatgcatatatgtatatttttttttttttttttttttcctttttctttttgtattaaaatgtataatgaatatccatttcattaatataatatttctttttttcttcttcggtgtacatattataaatttatatgaagggaaaaatataagtgatcatcataaaatatggaataatcattattcatatgatGTGACAAATAACcagaataaatataaatataaatatatttatcgTAATACTAGAAAACATAAACTATTAAACATTAAAAGTTTTGATTTCTTCCCACTAGATAAAAATCATGTTACAATAATTAGTAcaagagaaaaaaaaaagtattattcttttataaaatttaaaacatTGAGGAGATTAATAAACAAATGGTTTCTCCttaataatgaagaaaatataatacatcCATTAAAAAATTGCCTTTGGAAAATAACagtatataatttctttttacaaaaaaaagattcTTTTTATGTTCATCTTTATGAGGACGGACGGGTAAAGACAAGTAACAATTTAGAAGGCAGCTGGTATTTcaataattattatctcACGTGGGTTATTGAATATGAGGACAGGAGGGTATTCTACACAGCAGAGGTACATACTTACAAgatatgatgaaaataacaaaaataatatatatacatattatatatatacatacatacatattatatatatacatacatacatacatatatatatatatatatatatatatattaacctttatttttatctccattctttattttacaGCTCTTCTGGAATCAAGAGAAAAGCAAAATGATCAAAGGAATTATTTATCAAGAGacgaaaaaaaataattcttttattcCTTCATATATGTTTAGAAAAATCCTTGGGTCCTTTTCAGGAAAAATAGAAAATCAATAGattgttttttttgaaatattttttttaatatatttgttatttaaaaaaaaatttatacatatatatatatatatatatatatatatatatatgcttATACAAACTtacaattaaaaattttatttttaaaatgaaaaaaaaaaaaaaaaaataataaaataaaaataaaagcacatatatattctgTACATATAACATCCCAgtgtattatttttttcgtaacataaaaatgatgGTTTGTATCACCTTACGAATTACATGTATAACTAAATTGACTAGTATTCTTCTTGTTGCTAAGGAAAGAATACCATAACAATAATTTAAGACGTTTCTTACCAGTCGattttgtttataattGTTTATGACCCTATGAAAGGATTgcttatttatattattctgACTGTTCATGTTGTTAAAaagattattatttttatataaaaaatcaaaatcAACAAAGTCTTCAAATTctatcaaaaaaaaaaaaaaataataaataaataaaataaaataaataacaaataaatagcaaataaataaaataaataacaaataaataaaataaaagggTTTAAAATAAggtatataaataatgagatcatatgtataaatgtatacatatatatatttttacatttaatttaatatataactCTATATAAAGAAGGATATAAATATGGGGGTAACAAAATggtataatatataaatgcacataaaaaaaaattaaaaaataaaacaaaacaaaacaaaacacacacatatatatatatacatgtatatataataaatttaattttgtCCACGGGGTAgtgaaatataataatattttattttttattattttattttatttttatacatataactatttttatatcttctttttatgaacctttactattattacttaTTTCCCTTTCTATTATTTCTTGTTTTACATTTCCATCTTTATAAGTAATAATTTTAGTTGTCTTCTCGATAATTTTATTTCCCCTTGGTATAATCTCCGTTTTTATATTCGTCtctaaaataaaatatgaagcAAATAAATGAgtaaacaaaaataaaaaatatttacatatataaacaGACATATGCACACAcaaatacatacatacatacatacatacatacatacatacatacatacatacatacatacatacatatatatatacatatgtacatatatatacatattgcaatttatatatcattacGTTTTATGTTTTCATTTCTTGGGGTTCCATAGGAAgctataaaaaaaattaggGTTAAAAAGTTGGgcaataaatatattgaacttataataaataaataactcaaaaagaaatgtaaccaaatatataatatataattaacgttatttatttatttatttatttatttatttatatttatacacatattttatatttttaccAGAAGAACCGAAATTACTGAATATGTCGCTTCCCATGGTTCTACTACTAAAGCTattctataaaaaaaaaaaaaaaattaaattaaaaaaataaaattaaaaaaataaattttaattcGACAATTTATTGGAATCGatatattatgttaatatattcaaaaataatttatttttttgaaacacacacacacacatatatatatatatatatatatatattattattaatattttttttttttttttctgaattgttcatatattttttttatcataaaaattcaaaatTTGCCTGACttgtacatataaatatacacatttCACATTTTACCTCTTTAAAAATGTTGGATTTGAAAATATCATTTAAGTTCATATTTCcaaatacatttttaaaaacattttCAATTTCTTCGTCTGTCATTCTTTTGGattgataattataattcaTATGATTACTATTACTTGTAGTATTATagtaattattattaaaattgtTTGAATAAAATCCATTATTTAATTGGCTatcataaattttttttttattgtcATCACTTAAGGTTTCATAAGCTTCAGTAATTTCTCTGAATTTTTGTTCTGATTCTTTTCTATTATTTGGGTTTCTATCAGGGTGATATTTTAATGCTAATTTTCGATAAGCTTgttttatttcatttttgttactgtccttttttatattcaatatgtcataaaaatttttatttgaaaaatatcTGTAGcgtaaatataataatatacaaaaaaatgaataaatggttttattttaagaaatattatcatgacatatacatatatatatatatatatatatgtacatttattatatgttgCTTCAATTtgtaaagaaaaaaaaaaaaaaattagcAATATAACACAATACggttattataaaaaaagatatgATTCAATTTATACCTTTTCTGGAATATGTAGTTATTCTTTACATATACAAATTTCTTATTCAAAATAGGTGATGTtgaaattatattataaaaactCAGAAATCTTTTCTTAATTAAAAACATTGTTAAAAGTATCCATTCTTTATTActtttgtttatatatatttttgtcCCTTGTACAAgcaaaatatatttttttttgttatatataataataatattaataataaggttttttaagaaaaatatatatttgctTACATATTTTACCTTAACAaatgtgaaaaaaaagaaaaaaaatatatatatatatataatatatatataataaaaattattaaataaataaatatggGAGGGGGgggaaaaataaaaaaaaaaattaataagaAACAATACAAATAA
The genomic region above belongs to Plasmodium reichenowi strain SY57 chromosome 13, whole genome shotgun sequence and contains:
- a CDS encoding hypothetical protein (conserved Plasmodium protein, unknown function) — translated: MNIHFINIIFLFFFFGVHIINLYEGKNISDHHKIWNNHYSYDVTNNQNKYKYKYIYRNTRKHKLLNIKSFDFFPLDKNHVTIISTREKKKYYSFIKFKTLRRLINKWFLLNNEENIIHPLKNCLWKITVYNFFLQKKDSFYVHLYEDGRVKTSNNLEGSWYFNNYYLTWVIEYEDRRVFYTAELFWNQEKSKMIKGIIYQETKKNNSFIPSYMFRKILGSFSGKIENQ
- a CDS encoding hypothetical protein (conserved Plasmodium protein, unknown function), with the protein product MPSTQIFLVLNFCVCFFFFFVIDLCINKNIFITNYNNLFINNIEQLERGKGKKKLCIHFIRTNNKNCYQKTFCNNIYNKKYIVLKAKKFDQKELKRRKNYQYAMKHMYDNNGRRIKDINKEKKSLKKKKLFDYDGFKVDKIFTHLSEEDMQELREEELKRKSGEILHNNKYIDNYGVETETDIDNI
- a CDS encoding DnaJ protein, putative translates to MFLIKKRFLSFYNIISTSPILNKKFVYVKNNYIFQKRYFSNKNFYDILNIKKDSNKNEIKQAYRKLALKYHPDRNPNNRKESEQKFREITEAYETLSDDNKKKIYDSQLNNGFYSNNFNNNYYNTTSNSNHMNYNYQSKRMTDEEIENVFKNVFGNMNLNDIFKSNIFKENSFSSRTMGSDIFSNFGSSASYGTPRNENIKQTNIKTEIIPRGNKIIEKTTKIITYKDGNVKQEIIEREISNNSKEFEDFVDFDFLYKNNNLFNNMNSQNNINKQSFHRVINNYKQNRLVRNVLNYCYGILSLATRRILVNLVIHVIRKVIQTIIFMLRKK
- a CDS encoding thioredoxin, putative (transcript variant 2; alternatively spliced), which encodes MPVSHHEGCGCKNSDEVLKGGEFLLKYINIDKVTALNEKTHGSCRKILKSYDNRLSPDNCESDVDHELISSLFLIGGEEGTYPRKIKIFSNREDIDFGNINDFKCVQELELSQDFHGSIEYPLKVTSLFNVSYLTLYFYENYGADTTKIFYIGLKGVGTNYIRKAVETVYEASPNLSDHKIEGSSKAAHFRFDAF
- a CDS encoding thioredoxin, putative (transcript variant 1; alternatively spliced); the protein is MPVSHHEGCGCKNSDEVLKGGEFLLKYINIDKVTALNEKTHGSCRKILKSYDNRLSPDNCESDVDHELIINIPFNSPCKISSLFLIGGEEGTYPRKIKIFSNREDIDFGNINDFKCVQELELSQDFHGSIEYPLKVTSLFNVSYLTLYFYENYGADTTKIFYIGLKGVGTNYIRKAVETVYEASPNLSDHKIEGSSKAAHFRFDAF